From the genome of Pseudonocardia sp. EC080619-01:
AGTACAGCTTGGCGACGACGTCCGGACGCGCGGCCGCGGCGGCGACCGTCAGTTCGTGCGCACGGACATGGTCGGGGTGCCCGTAGGTCCCGTCCGCCGCGTAGGACACCAGCACCTGCGGCCGGACCGTGTCGACGACGTCGAGCAGCTGGGCCAGCTGGGTCCCGAAGACGTCCGGCGCGGCGAACGCCCGGGGGTGCAGCTCCGGCGGCAGCGCGGCCCGCGTGCCGTGCCCGGCGAGCACCATCCCGGTGTCCCGCCAGCGGCCGGCCCCGCCCAGGTAGCGGTGGTCCGGGCCACCGAGGGCGGTGAGCGCCGCGTCCAGCTCGCGGATCCGGTACCCGCCCAGCTGGTCACCCCGGTCCGGGGCGAGCTCGGCGAGCTCCGGCGGGATCACCTCGCCCTCCTCGCCGAGGGTGCAGGTCACGACGGTGACGCCGGTGTCGGGCTCGGCGGCGTAGCGAGCGATCGTGCCGCCGGTGGTCAGGGTCTCGTCGTCGGGATGTGCGTGGACGAGCAGCAGTCGGCGGGCGGGAGACACCGGGGGAGCTTACGAGGCGGTGATCGTCCGGGGCGCGACGGATCCGGGTAGCGGGTACGCGGCCGCCTCACCCTCGGCGGGCGGGACCGGCACCGACGCGCCGGTCAGCGGGACCGTCGGCACGGCCGTCGACGCCAGACCGGCGGGTTCGATCCCCCCGCGCACCAGCAGGTCACCGAGCGCCGCGATCATCGCGCCGTTGTCGGTGCACAGCCGCGGCGCGGGCACCCGCAGGGTGATCCCCGCGCCGGCGCAGGCCCGCTCCATCTCCGCGCGCAGGACCCGGTTCGCCGCGACGCCGCCGACCATGAGCAGGGTGTCGGCGCCGCGTTCGCGGCAGGCCCGCAACGCCTTGCGCACCAGCACGTCGACGACGGCCATCTGGAACGACGCCGCGACGTCCGCGACCGGGAGCGCGCGGCCCGCGTCCTGGGCGGCCTCGACGTGCCGGGCGACGGCGGTCTTGAGCCCGGAGAAGGAGAACCCGAACGCCGCGTCGCGCGGGCCCGTCATCGGCCGCGGGAACGCGATCGCCGCCGGATCACCCTCGAGCGCGGCACGGGACACCGACGGCCCGCCCGGGTAGGGCAGGCCGAGCAGCCGGGCGACCTTGTCGAAGGCCTCCCCCGCCGCGTCGTCGACGGTGTCGCCGAGGTGCTCGACCGGGTCCCGGGCGAGGTCGCCGAGCGACA
Proteins encoded in this window:
- the mshB gene encoding N-acetyl-1-D-myo-inositol-2-amino-2-deoxy-alpha-D-glucopyranoside deacetylase encodes the protein MSPARRLLLVHAHPDDETLTTGGTIARYAAEPDTGVTVVTCTLGEEGEVIPPELAELAPDRGDQLGGYRIRELDAALTALGGPDHRYLGGAGRWRDTGMVLAGHGTRAALPPELHPRAFAAPDVFGTQLAQLLDVVDTVRPQVLVSYAADGTYGHPDHVRAHELTVAAAAARPDVVAKLYFAVRSTALLDKGLAELLTACGGDPGRTGLRWPEPDEHPGHDTASITTRVDVSAHDDERIAAMRAHTTQIDVRSGDGWTAFAMSNEIVQPLLGTEEFVLHGADPGTSETDLFEGVET
- the tsaD gene encoding tRNA (adenosine(37)-N6)-threonylcarbamoyltransferase complex transferase subunit TsaD, encoding MPGVSLVLGIETSCDETGAGLVRDGVLLGEGLASSADEHARFGGVVPEVAARAHVSAVVPMVGAAVESAGVALSDVDAVAVTAGPGLSPALHVGVAAAKAYAAALDVPLYGVHHLAGHAAVDVLEHGPLPDRCVCLIVSGGHTSLLSLGDLARDPVEHLGDTVDDAAGEAFDKVARLLGLPYPGGPSVSRAALEGDPAAIAFPRPMTGPRDAAFGFSFSGLKTAVARHVEAAQDAGRALPVADVAASFQMAVVDVLVRKALRACRERGADTLLMVGGVAANRVLRAEMERACAGAGITLRVPAPRLCTDNGAMIAALGDLLVRGGIEPAGLASTAVPTVPLTGASVPVPPAEGEAAAYPLPGSVAPRTITAS